The DNA segment GACCCTCATCATCAGGATCACAGGCATGAATAACACCAGAACATTCTTTCAGAAGATCTTTTATAATATTCAATTGTTTCTTAGAACCTGCATTTATAGGTTTCAATTCCCAATTAGGAAAATTGAAAGGTAAGTCCGGGATATTCCATTTTTGAAATTTTGGGTCATAATCTTCCGGCTCTTTTAAACTTAACAAATGCCCCGAAGCCCATGTTATATAATAATCTCCTTTTTTTACATAACCGTCTTTTGTTTCCTGAGCTCCATCTATTGCAGTAGCAATTGCCGTTGCAACATTACGCTTTTCTGCTATTATTAATTTCATATTTTCTCCTTTTAGCTTTAATAAAATACATCAAATTCAAAATTATATTTTTTCAATATTATATTTTTTAACTGATCTGATAATTTTGAATTTTCAATGAACTTCTTTTGGTCTTTGAAAAAATTTATTTTATTTTTATATTTTTCACTATGTTCTTTCATATCTGATATATGTATTTTTTCCTCTAATAAATAATAGTAATCAGGGAAAAGTTCCATATTATTACTATATTCTTGATAGTTTTTTTGCTTTTTTATATTTAGTTTTTCTATAATTTTCACATTCTCTATTTTTCAGCAATATTTGCATAAAATTTTATTTAGAAAATTGTCTTCCCGCTCTAACTGTTTTTCTTCTTTTCTGATAATTTCAGATATTATTGTTTTTTCTTCTGATTTTATATCAGGATAACTTTTTATTATTTCTTTTAAATATAATATAATTGTAAAGGTCGCATTATTCATATGTGTTTTATAATTTATAATAAATGTTTCTACTGAATCAGCCCCCTTATAATGGCTGTTAAAGTCTGCAATCTCATATTCTAGATTGTCATCTTTTTTATCTAACATTCTTTCTCCTTTTATATTTTTATAGAAAAAATTTTAATTTTAGATTATACTATTTATATATTATTTTTAGGTGGTGTTTATATGGCTTATTATGCTTATTCAGATTTTGAAAGAAAAAAAATTGTTTTGGCAAGTTCCTGTACTATCATTGATAAACATAAAGAGTTTTATTGTGAAAATCCTGAATGTAATGCCAAACTAAAACTAAAAGCTTTAAATTCCAATATTGTAAATAAATATTTTTCTACTTTAAAAAATTTTCCTCATATTGAAAATTGCTATTTTAAAAAAATAACTACTAATAATTTTAATGAAATCGACTATAATGAAGACTTATTTCAATTCAATGAAATTATTGAAGAATATCTCAATAATAATATTCGTAATGTAAACCGAAGGCTTTCAACCCTATCTCAAATTTATTATATGTGTAAAAGTAGAGATATATTTATGAAATATAACGATTTCCAAGTTGGAAAAATACTTTGTGACACTCGTTCTAATCATATATACATTAAAGGAATTTTTGGTTATCGTCTCATTGAATGTAAATTTTATTCTTATAGAGACCAGGATAAAACACTTTACTTTAAATATCCTTTAAATGATTCCCTTATTAACACATTTTTATTAAAAATAGTATTTCAAACCGAAGAACTTTATTTAAATATTAAAAATACTTTCTGTAATTTTAAAGGATATCCTATAGTTATAGCCGGTCAATGGTATAAAAATGAAAAATATTTTTCAACTAACGTCACAAATAGAAATCAATTTTATGCTCCTTAACAAGTTTTTATAACTTGTTTTTTTTATCATTATTTTCACTCCATATTTTTTCGTACTTTCTAGTTACATCATACATTTCCTTTTCCGTTTTTATATTAAAATCCATTTTTTTATTTAAACAATACAGCATAGATAAATAATCTTCTGGCAGTTCTTCATCTATTATTTTTATATTATTTTTTAAGAACTCAATTAATAAAAACATTCCTTTAAATTGGAAAACTCTGGGTTCTTTTATATCATAATTATTATAAATACTTTTTGAAAAGTCATAAACTTTGCTAATATACCTTTCTTCTAAAAATAAGATTACAGCCTGGATAAGTTCATACCCTATATCAAATTTTAAACTGTTTAAATCATACGGAAAAGCCTTTCCTAAAATATATTCAAGTACATCTTGTTTTGTTTTATATTTTGATAGATTTTCTATACTATCTTCTAAATAAAATGGCATAAGAGACTTTTCGCTTATACAATCTAATAAAAAATTCCAATCTTTATGAACTAATTTTAAAAGCTCTAAACACACTTGATATTCCTCATCTGTTGTATTTTCTCTCATTAGTATAAAATTTTTGAAAAATATTTCTTCCGGATAAGGTATGTCAGGAAGTTCTATTTGTAAGTGAATTTCATTGTTTTTTATATGAAATTCATTATTAATTGCATGACTATATTTAATATAGACATCTTTATCTTTTAGTATTTCTGTCCTTAGAAACCCTATCTTTCCTATCTCTCCATAACAATTAGACATTGAAAAAATTTCAAATTCTTCACCCTTAATAGTAAAATCAGCATTTATTTGTTTCAAATCCCGCATTTTCTTTTCTATATCAGGATTACAGAAATAAAAAACATCATAGATTTTATCTTTAAAAAACATATATTTATCTTTGATTTGATTAACAAATTCACACCTAAATTGATTATCTGTTTCCAATATTTTTTTATATGATATAATATCTTCTATTTTTAAATTCATTTAAACTCCTTGATTTTTATTTCATTTTAATCGGAAAATCTTTTAAATAAAATTTTTTCTGATTGACCGTAGGATTTTAGTACAGAACATATATAACCTTAATTTAGTTACGTCCATTTAGAGTATACTCTATTGGTACTCAATTAAACAAAAAAATATACCACTTCTTTAAGCCTTTTTGTGGTATATTTTTTCAATATTATCTTTTTTTATAATTTATTTATACTTACTCCTTATTTTTTAACAGTTATATCAATAAAATTAATAATGTCGTTGATTAGTTCATCTTCTTTTTCATAATTATGATTAAATTTTTGAAATAATTGTTTTAACTTATTAGAAGAGTTTTTGAAATAACTTTCAAAATCATTATTTATTATATTCCAAATAGTTTTAGAAGCTCCACCAGTACATCCTATTGGAATTATAATATTATTATTGTCATGGGCTATTTTGAATTCTTCCAGAACTCCAGAAGCTTCAATTATTTCAGTATTTTCTCCTATTTTATTTCCAAAAATAAATATTGATATTCCAACTCTTGATATCATATCTTTTCTATATTTTTTCCATAATTCAACCCTACTTTTTTCATTTTCTATTCCTTGAGGAAATGGTCTCAATAATAACCTATTGTCATTAATAGTTTTACTTTTTAAATAGATTTCCTCTAATGCACCTTTTATGACATAACTTCCGACACCTAATCCAAATCCAGAAACAATATTGTAACCTTTTCTTATTAATTGTTTGGATAAATTTTCAATAAAATTTACAGATTTTTCTTCTTTAAAATCACCATAATCAACAGCACTGCCAGAAATGAAAACATTGTTTCGATTTATTTTTTTTTCAATATTTCTTAATATATTAGTTATCGTTTTATAACTATCTATTTCTAAAACTTGTATATTGTATCTTCTTAAATCGTCAATTAATAATTTCTGTTTTGTTTCTCTATAAATAAAATCTCCCTCATCTTCATTTTGTTCTTTGGCTACTTTTTTCATAAGTGCATAATGAGTTTTTTGAGTATCATTCCCATAGTCTACTTTCATTCGACTTAAAATATAATTTAAGTTTGGATCAGAAAAGCTGAAGCCAATAAATAAAAAAGTTTTTGTTATCAAATCACCATTTAATGCCGTAATGAAAGGAGCATATTTAACATGGTATTCTTCATAATCTTCTTTTAAAATAATCGTGTCATTTGAATGATTTCTATCGCCATGCATTTTATAAATAATGGAATCTCTTTTAGGTTCTGTTTGCGATAAATGGGCATTAGTATATTTAACATCAGGAATTTTTTTAATTTCTTTTAAAGAATCTTCAATTAAGGAATCATAATTAGTAGTCCAAAATGTA comes from the Sebaldella termitidis ATCC 33386 genome and includes:
- a CDS encoding SIR2 family protein, which encodes MDRKILKFIDKYVKEINESNAAIFLGAGFSVDSGCINWKELLEDIAEDLGLDIEKESDLISLAQYHKNTLGNRSQINQLILNSYGGKDISENHRILARLPISTFWTTNYDSLIEDSLKEIKKIPDVKYTNAHLSQTEPKRDSIIYKMHGDRNHSNDTIILKEDYEEYHVKYAPFITALNGDLITKTFLFIGFSFSDPNLNYILSRMKVDYGNDTQKTHYALMKKVAKEQNEDEGDFIYRETKQKLLIDDLRRYNIQVLEIDSYKTITNILRNIEKKINRNNVFISGSAVDYGDFKEEKSVNFIENLSKQLIRKGYNIVSGFGLGVGSYVIKGALEEIYLKSKTINDNRLLLRPFPQGIENEKSRVELWKKYRKDMISRVGISIFIFGNKIGENTEIIEASGVLEEFKIAHDNNNIIIPIGCTGGASKTIWNIINNDFESYFKNSSNKLKQLFQKFNHNYEKEDELINDIINFIDITVKK